The sequence below is a genomic window from Ignavibacteria bacterium.
TGCACCACTATTCGAAGTATGAAAGTATTTAATTCTAGGATATTCTTTTTTTGCGATATCTCTAACTTTCTTAAATTTTTCCAATTGATCGAATGCAAAATTTTTATTTCTTGCATCCGAAGTTGCAAAGTGTGTATAAATTCCTTCTAAAAATATGTTTTTTTGCTTTTTTATCCAATTGATATAATCTTCTGCTTCGAGATGATTTACTCCTACACGCCCCATGCCTGTATCAACTTTCAAATGAAATTTTCCAATTTTTCTTATTTGATTGCATACTTTCGAGAAGTCCTCTATTTGATCTAATTCATAAAAAGTCGGTGTGATATTTTGGTTAATGATAAACTTAAAATATTCCGGATCGATCTTTCCGAATACCAATAGTTTCTCACTCTTGAACACATTCCGAAACTCAATCGCTTCTTCGAGCAATGCAACACCAAAGTATTCAGGTTTTGGATTTAATTTTCGTAAAGCTTTTACACACTCTATCATACCATGTCCATAGGAATTTGCTTTGACTACTGGCATAACATGAACATTTTTACCCACTTTTTTAGCTATTGAAAGATAGTTATGCCTAAGGTTCGACAAGTTGATTTCAGCATACGTCGGTCTCATCGATACAAATATACGAATCTGATTTTGTTATTCTAAGGAGTTGATAGAGAGGTTAATTGTTAATCGTTATTTGTTAATTGCAGAGTTTCATTCTTCATAAACCATCAATCAATATTCATTCATTATTCAATATTCCAATGAGCTCTTGGAATTTGAATATTAGTATTGGTCATTTACTACTTCTTCATCATTTCCAATTTTGAATTTCTTATCTGATTTTATAATTTCAAACCATTCTGAAACAATTGAAAGTTCGAGATGAAACAGCACGAAAGAACCAATGAAGGATTGATACGAGGATTAACAGTCACTGCAGCAACGATGCTCGTTGTGGGTTCTATGATCGGCTCTGGAGTTTTCCGAAAACCAGCAAGCATGGCAGAACAATTAATGTCTCCAGAATTAATGATTCTTGCATGGATTGTTGCCGGTATTTTTACTCTCATTGGTGCATTGACAAATGCAGAAATAGCTGGAATGATCGATGCAACCGGAGGACAGTATAAATACTTTCGCACCATGTTCGGCGATTTCATCGCATTTATATACGGTTGGTCTATTCTTGCTGTAATTCAAACCGGAAGTCAAGCTTCTATAGCCGTAGTTTTTTCAGAATATCTTGGCTACTTTTTTAAGTATCCGCAATTTTCAGAAGAGATTCAGAAATTTTCAATATACGTTCCACTCGTTGGAAATATTTATCCGCTTCAAGATTTTGGCACAAAAGCAGTTGCCATATTGTGTCTCTTGTTTCTTACAGGTGTTAATTATGTTGGAGTGGTCTTCGGCGGTGGTGTTCAGACAGTTATTACTTTTGTGAAGATCGCCTCAATTCTTATCCTCGCAGCATTGGCATTCGGTTTTGGGAGCGGAGATGTCGCGAATCTTTATTCAGGATTTACAACACAGCACAGCGGCGATATGAATATGATTGCAATGTTTGGTCTTGCTCTCGCAGGTGCATTCTGGGCCTACGACGGATGGAACAATGTTACTTTCGTTGCGGGTGAGGTCAAAGATCCAAAACGAAACGTACCGAGAGCTT
It includes:
- the alr gene encoding alanine racemase, encoding MRPTYAEINLSNLRHNYLSIAKKVGKNVHVMPVVKANSYGHGMIECVKALRKLNPKPEYFGVALLEEAIEFRNVFKSEKLLVFGKIDPEYFKFIINQNITPTFYELDQIEDFSKVCNQIRKIGKFHLKVDTGMGRVGVNHLEAEDYINWIKKQKNIFLEGIYTHFATSDARNKNFAFDQLEKFKKVRDIAKKEYPRIKYFHTSNSGAILDLPESYYDMVRPGISLYGYYPSDETTESVKLKPVMSLKTRISYTKSVEKGASISYGRIYTTDKQTNIATLPIGYADGYNRLLSNIGKAIIKNKIYNVVGRVCMDQIMIDLGDDNISNKEEVILIGSNGSQTFNATDISRLINTIPYEVCTSITSRVPRIYIY
- a CDS encoding amino acid permease, giving the protein MKQHERTNEGLIRGLTVTAATMLVVGSMIGSGVFRKPASMAEQLMSPELMILAWIVAGIFTLIGALTNAEIAGMIDATGGQYKYFRTMFGDFIAFIYGWSILAVIQTGSQASIAVVFSEYLGYFFKYPQFSEEIQKFSIYVPLVGNIYPLQDFGTKAVAILCLLFLTGVNYVGVVFGGGVQTVITFVKIASILILAALAFGFGSGDVANLYSGFTTQHSGDMNMIAMFGLALAGAFWAYDGWNNVTFVAGEVKDPKRNVPRALFLGTLTVMIVYVIINLAYIYVIPVEKIAKSPLVGATVAEIIFGPIGSAIISIAIVISTFGAVNGSILATARVHFAMARDNMFFKKLGESHPKFMTPGVSLIVQGIWSSILTLTGTFDTITDYVIFASWMFYGLGAYGVFVLRKKMPDTPRPYKVIGYPVLPAIFVIFSVLFVGNTIISDTSNAMMGLILVSLGVPFYIYWKYIGKKRNQ